The nucleotide window ACCGTCAGATCGGCGACCAGCTCGACCTGGCCGAGAAGACCGTCAAGAACTACGTCTCCGGCCTTCTCGCCAAACTCGGGATGGCACGGCGGACACAGGCTGCCGTGTACGGCGCCGGCCTGCGACCGCGGTAACGGCCCGTGAGCGGCTCAGCGCTGCACCGGGTGACACCGGGCCCAGGTCAGGAGTCGGTGTGGGACTACCCGCGCCCGCCCCGCGTCGAACCGAGCCGGGAACACATCGTGCTGCGCTTCAACGGTGCCGTGATCCTCGACACCAGGGACAGCGTCCGGGTTCTGGAGACGAGCCATCCGCCCACCTACTACCTGCCGAGGGACGCATTCGCCGCTGGGGTGCTGCGGCCCGTCAACGGTCACAGCGTGTGCGAGTACAAGGGCCTCGCCGGCTACCTCGCCATCGTCGTCGGCGACCGTCGCGCCGATGCCGTGGCGTGGTACTACCCCAGTCCTGAACCGGGCTTCGAGAGTCTTGCCGGCCGGGTCGCCGTGTACCCGGGGCGGCTGGACGAGTGCACGGTGGACGGGGAGGTCGTGCGGGCTCAGCCTGGCGACTTCTACGGCGGGTGGATCACCGACCGGATCGTCGGACCGTTCAAGGGGACACCGGGAACCCTCGGTTGGTGAGTGCCGCCGTGTCGGCACGGTGCACCTAGTAGGCTGGCGTGGTGTCATTCTCGCTCGCTGAAGTAGCCCGGGTCTCCCATGACCTGTGGCCGCTGTCCGGAGCCGAGGACTGGGATGCGCCCGGCCTGGTCAGCGGTGACCCCGCCGCCAGGGTGGAGTCCATCCTGCTCGCCGTAGATGTGGTCGCCGACACCGTCGCCGAGGCCGTCGACACCGGTGCAGACCTGCTGCTCGCCCACCATCCGCTGCTGCTGCGCGGCGTGACCAGCGTGGCAGAGGACCGATACAAGGGCGCTCTCCTGGCCCGGCTGATCCGAGCCGACTGCGCACTCCTGGCCGCCCACACCAACGCCGACGTCGTCGCGGACGGCGTCTCCGACATCTTCGCCCAACGACTGGGCCTGACCGATGTGCGGCCCATCACGACCGGCACAGCGCCCGGCACAGCGCCCGGCACCGGGATCGGCCGGGTCGGCCGCCTGGCTGAGCCGACCACCGTCGGCGCCCTGGCGCGCCTCCTGGCCGAGTTGGTACCGCCGACGGCGTCCGGTATCCGGGCCGCCG belongs to Cryobacterium sp. SO2 and includes:
- a CDS encoding DUF427 domain-containing protein, producing MSGSALHRVTPGPGQESVWDYPRPPRVEPSREHIVLRFNGAVILDTRDSVRVLETSHPPTYYLPRDAFAAGVLRPVNGHSVCEYKGLAGYLAIVVGDRRADAVAWYYPSPEPGFESLAGRVAVYPGRLDECTVDGEVVRAQPGDFYGGWITDRIVGPFKGTPGTLGW
- a CDS encoding Nif3-like dinuclear metal center hexameric protein; translated protein: MSFSLAEVARVSHDLWPLSGAEDWDAPGLVSGDPAARVESILLAVDVVADTVAEAVDTGADLLLAHHPLLLRGVTSVAEDRYKGALLARLIRADCALLAAHTNADVVADGVSDIFAQRLGLTDVRPITTGTAPGTAPGTGIGRVGRLAEPTTVGALARLLAELVPPTASGIRAAGGYSDIVRTVALCGGAGDSLLREPPVRSADVFITSDLRHHPVSESREQSMLAGVGPALIDVSHWASEWLWLETAAQQLRARLPGILVQVSDLSTDPWDFVVTQ